The proteins below are encoded in one region of Equus caballus isolate H_3958 breed thoroughbred chromosome 16, TB-T2T, whole genome shotgun sequence:
- the BTD gene encoding biotinidase has product MPSRCIVCIMSRASSQLAFFLCGCYMAALGVHAGEHYVADHHKAGYYVAAVYEHQSILSPNPLALTSRKEALELMNQNLDIYEQQVMTAAQKGVQIIVFPEDGIHGFNFTRTSIYPFLDFMPSPQLVKWNPCLEPQRFNDTEVLQRLSCMALKGEMFLVANLGTKQPCHSSDPGCPNDGRYQFNTDVVFSSNGTLVDRYRKHNLYFEAAVDAPLKVDHIIFDTPFAGKVGIFTCFDILFFNPAIQLLRDSEVKHIVYPAAWMNQLPLLAAIQIQSAFAIAFGINFLAANIHHPSLGMTGSGIYTPLKSFWHHDMESSKGHLIIAQVARNPQGLVGTENATGKMDPSHSKFLKILAGDPYCEKDAQEVHCDAATKWNMNAPPTFYSEMMYDNFTLVPVWGKEGYLRVCANGLCCYLLYQRPTLSKELYALGVFDGLHTVHGTYYVQVCALVKCGGLGFDTCGQEITEATGIFEFHLWGNFSTSYIFPLFLTSGMTLETPDQLGWENGHYFLRKSRLSSGLVTAALYGRLYERD; this is encoded by the exons ATGTATCGTCTGCATTATGTCCAGAGCGAGCAGCCAGCTTGCTTTTTTCCTCTGTGGCTGTTACATGGCTGCCCTGGGAGTCCACGCTGGGGAGCATTACGTGGCTGATCATCACAAGGCTGGATATTACGTGGCTGCCGTGTACGAGCACCAGTCAATCTTGAGTCCGAATCCTCTAGCTCTCACCAGCCGCAAGGAGGCCTTGGAGCTAATGAACCAGAACCTCGACATCTATGAACAGCAAGTGATGACTGCAGCCCAAAAG GGTGTACAGATTATAGTGTTTCCAGAAGATGGCATTCATGGGTTCAACTTTACAAGAACGTCCATTTACCCATTTTTGGACTTCATGCCGTCTCCCCAGTTGGTCAAGTGGAACCCATGCCTGGAACCCCAACGATTCAATGACACAGAG gtgCTCCAACGCCTGAGCTGTATGGCCCTCAAGGGAGAGATGTTCCTGGTGGCCAATCTCGGAACAAAGCAGCCTTGTCACAGCAGTGACCCAGGGTGCCCAAATGATGGAAGATACCAGTTTAACACGGATGTTGTGTTCAGCAGTAATGGAACCCTTGTTGACCGCTACCGAAAACACAACCTCTACTTCGAGGCAGCGGTTGATGCCCCTCTCAAAGTAGATCACATCATTTTCGATACCCCTTTTGCCGGCAAGGTTGGCATCTTCACTTGCTTTGATATATTGTTCTTCAACCCTGCCATCCAACTCCTCAGAGACTCTGAGGTGAAGCACATTGTGTATCCGGCCGCCTGGATGAACCAGCTCCCGCTCTTGGCAGCTATTCAGATTCAGAGTGCTTTTGCCATTGCCTTTGGCATCAACTTTCTGGCTGCTAACATCCACCACCCGTCTCTGGGGATGACTGGAAGTGGAATATACACCCCTCTGAAGTCCTTTTGGCACCATGACATGGAAAGCTCCAAAGGTCATCTTATAATCGCCCAGGTAGCCAGGAATCCACAGGGCCTTGTTGGTACAGAGAATGCCACAGGTAAAATGGACCCATCCcatagtaagtttttaaaaatcttggcaGGCGATCCATACTGTGAAAAGGATGCTCAAGAAGTCCATTGTGATGCAGCCACCAAATGGAACATGAAtgctcctcccacattttacTCTGAGATGATGTACGACAATTTCACCCTGGTCCCTGTATGGGGAAAGGAAGGCTATCTCCGAGTCTGTGCAAATGGCCTCTGCTGTTATTTACTTTACCAGAGGCCCACTTTGTCGAAAGAGCTGTACGCCCTAGGGGTCTTTGATGGACTCCACACTGTACATGGCACTTACTATGTTCAAGTGTGTGCCCTGGTCAAGTGTGGGGGTCTTGGCTTTGACACCTGCGGGCAGGAGATCACAGAGGCCACGGGGATATTTGAGTTTCACCTGTGGGGGAACTTCAGTACTTCCTACATCTTCCCTCTGTTTCTGACCTCAGGGATGACCCTGGAAACCCCTGACCAGCTTGGCTGGGAGAATGGCCACTATTTCCTGAGGAAGAGTAGACTGTCCTCTGGCCTGGTGACAGCAGCTCTCTATGGGCGCCTGTATGAGAGGGACTAG